The genomic interval CATTGCGAAAAGTGGCTTTTACCAGGGCAATAAAGAACAAACTTTCTAAGAAGCCGGGATAGTGTTCATCATTAAGTACATTTGAATCTCAAAAAACCGCATTTATAATTAGATTATACAGCCTATTCTATTTCAGGTATGAGCCTGGGCTAATGTTCAACAAAATTCACCGTTAATCTCAACAAGGTCGATAAATCAAGGGTGAAAACTCTCATGAGTACAACCCCTGCCAAAATTAACACAAATAATGGAAGAATGATATGCAACAAGATTTGAAAAAATATTTCCATATGATTTACCCTTCTTTCAGAAAAAGAAAGAAGGTAAACATACATAGATATGCATATTTACCTTCTTATCCCATATTACTTTTTATTATTCTTCTTCATTAACGATCACATCTCGGCCTTTCCATTTCAAAATTAATGGAACTAAGATCCATAAAACGGCAATAATTAAAAAGAGGAGAGAAACTGGACTAGTAATAAATACGGAAAAATCGCCTTTTGATGCTGTTAACGCCCGTCGCATATTATTCTCAATCATAGGACCGAGTACGAGTGCAAGTACTAGAGGTGCTACTGGATAGTCGTACTTAGTTAAAAAATAGCCGGCCACACCACAGGCAAGAAGCAATAGTAAATCAAATGTATTTGCTTGTACGGCATACACTCCGAAAATGGAAATCGCGATAATAATAGGTAATAGATAGTGGGACGGTGTTTCGATTACTTTTGCAAACACTTTTACTAAAGGCATATTAAGAATGAGTAGCATGACATTTCCTATAAACATACTAGCAATAAGTCCCCAGGCAACCTCTGGATGGTCATCAAATAATAATGGACCTGGCTGAACATTGTACATAATTAAGGCACCCATTAAAATAGCCGTTGTTCCTGACCCTGGTATCCCCATTGTCAGCAATGGGATCATCGCTCCCCCTGATGCAGCATTATTCGCTGACTCTGGAGCCGCTACTCCTTCAATAGCACCATTCCCAAACTTATTAGGATTTTTACTTAATTTTTTTTCTGTAATATAAGAAAAGAACGAAGCAAGTGTAGCACCGGCACCTGGAAGAACTCCAATAAAGAAACCAAGAAGTGAGCCGCGTACGATCGGTTTTGTGCTATCCTTGAAATCTTGTTTTGATGGAAGAATTCGACCTACCTTAGCAATTTTTCCGCCATCTTTATCCTTTTCTAATATCGTCTTGAACACTTCGCCAAGTGCAAATAAACCAACAGCTACCGTTAGAAACTCAAGCCCTGAATATAAATAGGCAAAATTATAAGTAAAACGTGAAACACCTGATACATTATCAATGCCTATGGTAGCTAGCAGCAATCCTAGCACTGTCATGATTAACGCCTTTGTGATTGATTTTCCCGCTAGTCCACTGACAGCACAAAGACCTAGTAACATTAAGGAGAAGTATTCTGATGGACCAAATGATAGTGCCATTTCAGATAATGGATCAGCTAACAAAGTTAATCCAAGTAAGGCAATAATACCGGCAATGAATGATCCTATCGCAGATATCGATAAAGCTGCACCTGCCCTTCCCTGCTTCGCCATTTGATAGCCATCCAAAGCCGTCACCACTGAAGATGATTCACCAGGTGTATTTAATAAAATAGATGTTGTTGAGCCACCATACATGGCACCATAATAAACGCCAGCTAGTAAAATAAGCGAACTAGCAGCAGCACTTTCAGGGTCTAGTCCCCCGGTAAGTGTACTTGTGATTGGAATCAATAACGCTACACCACTCATCGGACCGATGCCAGGTAGTACTCCAACCGCCGTACCAATTAATACTCCAAAAAAGGCAAATAACAAGTTGTGCCATTGCATAGCAACACTAAATCCATCTAATAAAAATTGCAAAGTTTCCATTCATACACCTCCTATGATTTTATAATGGGAATCCTGGTAACGATCCTTGTAGTACTTCTACAAACACATAATATACTCCGAATGAAAAAGCCGCAGCGATTAAGATCATTTTGATCCATCCTCCTGTTTTCATCACTCGAAATGAAAAAAGTAAAAATAAAAATGTCGTAATAACATAACCAATTGTGTCTAAAAGTAGGACGTATAGGATTGCAGCACCTAAAATAAGTAAAAAACGTTTGTAATCGGGTTTACTATTTTTTTCTGCTTCACCAACGTACTTCGTTGTTTCAAATAATAGTCGTATACTTAGTAAGATTAATAGAATACCAAGGCCAATCGGAAAAATATCCGGACCAACGTTACTGCCATAGGAACTCGAAGATATTTTTCTGCTTTCGAAAATAAAGGCGGCTCCTATTAATAAAAAGATAACCCCTGCATACCGATCAAAAATTTTTTCCAACCCATCTACCCCCAATTTTATGTAGCAATTATGTAACCGCTTTCCAAAATTATCTTTGAAAGTAGTATTTATTAGAAGATTAAAAGAATAAGTTCAATTGCTTTTATTTTTTCTACTTTTTTTCATATTTTTCACAATTAGAGGATGCTATCCATGAAAAATATGAAAAAAAGATCACTTATACGTTTTATTAAATGAATGATCATAAACTGTTCACACTTTTTGGACAATGATACGATTCATTTGAAAGCGTTATCATAAATAAGGGGGAAGAAAAATGTTTTCTACATTAAAATGGAAAAAATGGGGGAGTATCTTTGCCAGCGGAGCATTAGTTCTAAGTCTGGCAGCCTGTGGAGGATCGGGTTCCACAACAGAAGTAAACGGCGAAAGCAACAAACAAGAAGTTTCTTATCCTGAAAAACCATTTTTGATTAATGCACCATCTGGCGCTGGTGGAGGCCTTGATACGACAGCCCGTGCATTAACAAAAGCTTTAGCTGATACAGGTCTAGTCGAACAATCAATGACAGTTGAAAACAAACCAGGTGGTGGTCAAGCTGTTGGTATTGCCGATTTTATTAGCCAGGATCAGAAAGACCCTTATCGCCTGATTCTTCCTTCTGTTCCATTACTTATTAATAATTTGAAAAAAGAAGGAAACAGCCCACACTCTTATAAAGATTTAACACCATTGGCACAGCTAACAAAGGATTATGGAGCAATTGTCGTACGTGCTGATTCTAAATACACGGATTTGAAATCATTATTTGACGATTTAAAGAAAGATCCTAGCAGCCTTACACTGGCTGGCGGCTCTGCACCAGGTTCACAAGATCACCTCGTCGCAATGCTGCCTGCCGTTAAAGCAGGTGTAGATGCAACGAAGATAAAGTATATTTCTTACGATGGTGGCGGAGAAGCTATGACAGCTTTAATTGGCGGGAATGCCGATATTCTTGCTACTGATATTTCCGGTACAGGTGAATATTTAAAGGCTGGAAAAGTACGAGTACTTGGAGTATCATCTCCTGAAAGACTTCAAGGCACTTATGCAGATATCCCAACCTATAAAGAAGCAGGAATTGATGCAGAATTTACGATCTGGCGCGGATTGTTCGGACCAAAAGAAATGCCTGACTATGCTGTTGATTATTGGAATAAAACATTAACTGAGTTGACGCAAACGCCAGAATGGCAAAAAGTCTTAGAAACAAATGGGTGGGAAAACGGATATAAAAACTCTGAAGAATTTGTCAAATTTTTAGAAGAGCAAGAAGTTTTGGTACAAGAAATCTTAGAATCTTTAAATATGCAAAAATAAGTATTATTTTACAATCAATCAGAATACATCATAGGAGAAGAGGTATCTCTTCTCTTTTTATCTATCAAAAGGAGAAATGAAAAATGAATGAGAAATCAGAAGCAATCAAGCAGAAGGTTCAGCAGCAATTTGGTCAACATGCACAAAAATATGTGACAAGCACTACACATGCTAAGGGTTCAGATTTAGTCCTATTAAAGGATTGGTTAAATGTAGATTCATCCTCGATCGTACTTGATATTGCAACAGGCGGCGGGCATGTAGTCAAATCATTAGCTCCGCACGCAGGACAGATTTTTGCAACAGACTTGACTTATGAAATGCTTGAGACGGCTAAAGGCCACTTGGATTCTGGAGCCTCAAACATATTTTATGTGATCGCAGATGCAGAGTCGCTTCCGTTTTTAGAAAATACGTTTGATGCGGTTACCTGCCGAATTGCTCCACACCATTTTCCGAATCCAGATATTTTTGTTAAAGAGGTTTCCCGTGTTCTAAAACCCGGCGGTAAATTTCTCCTTATCGACAATATTGCTCCAGAAGATGAGGAATTAGATGATTTCGTCAATCGGTTGGAAAAATTGCGAGATGACAGCCATGTCCGCAGCTATTCCGAAAAAGAATGGAAAACATGGTTTGAGCAAGCTAACCTATCATTCGTAAAAGCAGAACACCGCAAAAAGAAATTCAACTACCCCGATTGGGTTAAAAGAACAACTACATCTGAAGAACAAGTCAAAATAGTGGATTCCCATCTCCTTTCAGCTAGTAAAATCATTCAAAACTATTTTTCAATTGAATCAACGAACGATCGTATCCAATCTGTCACGATTGATGAATGGATGGCGCTTGTGGAAAAACATTAAGAAAAGCGCAAGCGACCGTTCAGCGACGTATGAACTGGAGCACTCCGTATGAGATAAAGGAAACACGAAGAGCGAAAGCGATACGATGTTGACTTATCGTAAGGAGGAGGGGGAAGTTCACT from Metabacillus sediminilitoris carries:
- a CDS encoding tripartite tricarboxylate transporter permease, whose product is METLQFLLDGFSVAMQWHNLLFAFFGVLIGTAVGVLPGIGPMSGVALLIPITSTLTGGLDPESAAASSLILLAGVYYGAMYGGSTTSILLNTPGESSSVVTALDGYQMAKQGRAGAALSISAIGSFIAGIIALLGLTLLADPLSEMALSFGPSEYFSLMLLGLCAVSGLAGKSITKALIMTVLGLLLATIGIDNVSGVSRFTYNFAYLYSGLEFLTVAVGLFALGEVFKTILEKDKDGGKIAKVGRILPSKQDFKDSTKPIVRGSLLGFFIGVLPGAGATLASFFSYITEKKLSKNPNKFGNGAIEGVAAPESANNAASGGAMIPLLTMGIPGSGTTAILMGALIMYNVQPGPLLFDDHPEVAWGLIASMFIGNVMLLILNMPLVKVFAKVIETPSHYLLPIIIAISIFGVYAVQANTFDLLLLLACGVAGYFLTKYDYPVAPLVLALVLGPMIENNMRRALTASKGDFSVFITSPVSLLFLIIAVLWILVPLILKWKGRDVIVNEEE
- a CDS encoding tripartite tricarboxylate transporter TctB family protein; translation: MEKIFDRYAGVIFLLIGAAFIFESRKISSSSYGSNVGPDIFPIGLGILLILLSIRLLFETTKYVGEAEKNSKPDYKRFLLILGAAILYVLLLDTIGYVITTFLFLLFSFRVMKTGGWIKMILIAAAFSFGVYYVFVEVLQGSLPGFPL
- a CDS encoding tripartite tricarboxylate transporter substrate binding protein codes for the protein MFSTLKWKKWGSIFASGALVLSLAACGGSGSTTEVNGESNKQEVSYPEKPFLINAPSGAGGGLDTTARALTKALADTGLVEQSMTVENKPGGGQAVGIADFISQDQKDPYRLILPSVPLLINNLKKEGNSPHSYKDLTPLAQLTKDYGAIVVRADSKYTDLKSLFDDLKKDPSSLTLAGGSAPGSQDHLVAMLPAVKAGVDATKIKYISYDGGGEAMTALIGGNADILATDISGTGEYLKAGKVRVLGVSSPERLQGTYADIPTYKEAGIDAEFTIWRGLFGPKEMPDYAVDYWNKTLTELTQTPEWQKVLETNGWENGYKNSEEFVKFLEEQEVLVQEILESLNMQK
- a CDS encoding class I SAM-dependent methyltransferase, whose amino-acid sequence is MNEKSEAIKQKVQQQFGQHAQKYVTSTTHAKGSDLVLLKDWLNVDSSSIVLDIATGGGHVVKSLAPHAGQIFATDLTYEMLETAKGHLDSGASNIFYVIADAESLPFLENTFDAVTCRIAPHHFPNPDIFVKEVSRVLKPGGKFLLIDNIAPEDEELDDFVNRLEKLRDDSHVRSYSEKEWKTWFEQANLSFVKAEHRKKKFNYPDWVKRTTTSEEQVKIVDSHLLSASKIIQNYFSIESTNDRIQSVTIDEWMALVEKH